Within Labrus bergylta chromosome 18, fLabBer1.1, whole genome shotgun sequence, the genomic segment ATCAAGTCAGCTTGATCATTCTGGTTTAACTCTGACTTTTTGGTACAATGGAGAGCATGAATTGTTTAATGGGCATTAAGAAAAGTTTTGTAACATGGTAAATTGATCAAGATTTCAGTGCAGTCTTTGAGAGTACGTCTAGTAAAATTCTCAAATAAAAGAGTGGATGAATGACAAATAcctatcttcttctacttcttcctTCTTCTGCACACTGCCATTATTTAGATTCATTGGGGTAGAATAGTTTGAGATAATCCAAGTGATTTAAAGAAGCCATTAGGCCTTTTTAATTGGAGGGTTGGATTAAGGCAGTTTAGCCTGGCCAGTGAGATAATTGTTGAAGGTGTCAGCAGCAGCGAAGAGGACACTCACTTGGGACAACCCATTGTGACTGGCAGTGATTGACTGATGCTTGACGTTGTCACTCTTGTTTTCATACCTCGTGCAGATAATATTCATCAGCACTATCAAAGCAATGGACAGAAAATTCCTTCCTTGCCATCCTCTTATTTTGTTCGGCCAGTAATCAGAATGATCAAACTATATCTATTTCTCTATCTATATCCATTTCTGTCGTTCtactcttgtcttgttttttttttttttattgtatttatttatttaactggGACACATGCAACATTGCTtcatatgtaaaatacaaagtagatgccatgcatACAGGTTTCTAGCCGTGGCTATTTTGCAGAAACTGTTTCTGGCTGGGCTTTTAGGATTAATACAGAATGattagacttaaagaaatacagaaacagtgaTACTatttacaaatatatacataataAACTCATTACAAAAAAGAGGCTAAACAAGACCAAACAGTAAAATGAGGATTATAAAAGGAATATACTCAGTATTGCTTTAGTTTCAGTCACTGTTTCACTTGTGTCATAAAAACCTAAAActctttaaaagtatttttttaatttcaggtgGGCATGTGTTTCATAtcacatagttttttttttttaatttctcacaGGCTGAATATTTCAAAAAGATCTCCAATATTGTGGATGCAAGAAAGAAACTGGAACAAGAGCCTGATGCAAAAAAGGTAATGCCTATTTGTGCTCCTAAGTGTATGCTCCTAGAATAGTAATACACGTATCATTCATATTTGAAGGTAACTGAACATCATGTATTTACACATGACACTTGTGCTTTGTGTTATGTGACTTCtgccatgtgtgtttgtgagtgaatTTATgcatatttttgtatgtttgcaAAATGGCACTTACTCTTTTTTGTATGCTTgagccatcttttttttttttttttacgtttacAAGATTCATGCAAATCTCTGTTCTATCAAGCTGTGTTTTCAGATTCAGAGTAACAAAGGAAAGAAGACTTTATGCCCTGTAAATCTGTAGAAGAGTCTACATTTAAACTGTGTATCTGTAATAGCACAGGTGTCTAATCCTAGCTGGTGCATCTGTACACGCGATGTAGTTCAAGCCCATAGCTGCTTTCTCCCTTCACTTAAAGCAGTTAAAGCTCTTTTAGATGAAATGTCTAAGACATCTCATAATAACTTGGAGCATGCTGTCTAGAGCAGTCACTTGTAACTGTGTGCAAAACCCCCGTCAGCCTGTCGATATTGTAATGAGCAAAATGGTACCGTCACTCCATTATGCATACAAGCCATTGGCTGGCAGTGTGCATGTCCCTCAGGCTGCAGCATTCATTAAGGGAAGCTTACCGGGCTGAAAGCTGGAGACAGATGATAACGGGATatgattttcatatttaatacaTTCCTTGGAAGAGCACACGCGTGCCGCAGATTGATAGAAGAATCAATTGCTACTTTAGTGAAACACTTTCTACTTTGCCCTGCAGCTACCGATGGAATCACTCAGCCAAGAAATtaacttttcctcttttttttttttacctacttTGTGGATCTGCTGGGCAGGCTGCATGGTTTACAGTGAATGTTATTAAGCAGCTAACTGTTTGGTATTTAAGACGCTTatcagaaaagaaacagaagccATGCTTTTTGTTATTATGTTTGGAGGGAGGCTTTTTTGCTTCACTCTCTTCCCCCCCTTGGTGACATTGCAGACATGAATCAAAACTTGTCTAAAGGATTTCTAATAAGATGAAAAGTTAAAACACTGATCCTGAGACATCCttataaaacatgtgaaaagaaTTCTGTCCTTGGCCCGATTAtactacatttttcaaaattgtAAAGTGGATGGGTTATACACTTAAGTAGAATAACATAATATTTATCCTAAACAAGGTTTAGGAGgggatttcttttaaatttatgttttgaaaaatataatttgAAAGAAGTCCTTGAAATGGTTGCTGTAGAATAATTTATTGTATTCATTTCACCTTGTTTTGCAGAATGAAGCTATGCCGACATACCACGAGGACAGTTCCTTTTTACACCCAACCAAGAATTTTTCTAAACCAACTGCGGCGATTTTTATGAGCTGCCAGACCTCCAGAGGGTCTGACGCTGAAGCTGGCACCACAAGTGTACACTCACACCAAGCATTGCATCGTTCACCCAATCGCAGCATGCACTCCCGCGAACGTCTACCAAGTGGCCTTTTGAAGGACTTCAGAGTTGTAGGAGAGGAAGCTGCCGGCAACGGAGCACATTTATCAGATGACATTTCAGGCTCAAACGATTCCCCTGACGGCTGTAATTTGAGTGACAAACATGAAAGAACGGTGCCGGTGCTCCCATCTGTTCGTGACTTAACAGGCACAGCTGGCAATGTGCCTTTTGgaagtgatgatgaagaagagccATCACCTTTGATGACCTTGACCAGGCCTGAGAAGAATCCGTCTCCTGGCAGCAGTAGCCCCATGAAGGCTAAGAATTCCCCTGCAGAACACACTGAGTCCCGAGACGTGGCTCATCAGTCGACCATAATGGAAAATGAAGAGAGAGGTCCTAGCAATTTGATGCCTCAAGCCACTTTTGGAAAAGAAGCTCAAGATACACCAGGTTTGCAGTGCTAGTCCTTGCTCTGTGCTATCCTATATCTCTTATTGTCTTTGCCATTTCTTGTTGAGAGCACTTTATTTTGCCCTTTTGCCGATAAAAATAAGCCAAGTGATACtttgctgtgtgtttacatccaggtagaAGTGAGAGTGTCAGCACACCGAGCTCTGATGTGCAGTTGTCAGAGAGTAGTGTTAGTGAATTGTCCATCTCTTTGACACAATCGGAGCTGGAAGAGGATCCACCAGAGGGTGTGGCACCTGACAGGAAGACCAGTTCTGGGAGAGATGATGATCACAATCAACACAGTCCTGTATCATCCCTGCACTCTGAAGGGTCCAAGAACACATCACAGTTAAACTTTGAATCCCCTTCTCCTGTGGTGACATTGGAAAGGTAAATGACTTTGTTGTActtagttttgtgttttcttcaaaGCGTTGCAATGGAAGAAACATTATAATTTCCATTGCCTCAGGGAACATACTCCtctaaaaacatacaaaatgcaGTAAAATTtatgcagagaaaacagagaaatgagAATGTTCTGCAAAGCCATGCAGAACTCCAGCAGGCTGTTAATGATAGGAGCGGGTGAAGACACTATGCAGTCCTTGCCACCATGACATCAGACAGCTGACAGAGAGGATTGTGGGAGTCACAGTCCATACCGCCATGCTCTCTGTGGCTCAGAGGCAGCTGCGGTGGTGGCAGTGATGCATCTTATAGGGAGAGCTCAGGACCTGTCACCAACAATATTGCCTTAATCCAAGATAATGCTGTAACAGAGCAATTTTCTGCTTGAGAGACCTCAGGAAGTCCCCACTGGAGGAGGAAATTTGTGGCACCATAGAGTGTTCTGGAGGGTGGGCATGTGGACAGCACTTATAGCCACAAATCCTTAGCGTGATGATGGCCTCTGAGTTGAAGGATCATTTTGGATGGGGATAGAGCCACAGAAAATCCCATGTGAATGTTTGCTTCCAGAGCCTCTGCATTTCCCTACACTACAGTATATGTTGTCAGAGAGGCCATTTACATTTATAGTCACAGCTAACATTTCTCttcaacaaaatgtttaaaataggtttttgaagacaaaaaaaatatttaacagttACTACAAATGTGAATGACCTTTCTGAGCATTATCTAGTGTGACTGatctattttaaaatgtgtttttttttaccttcatgtAACAAAAGTAGTATGACAGATCGCATTTTCTCGCTAAAATTtgagcatgttttgtttttggtccACTCACTGTGTTTCCATGTGGTCGACTGTTTATTGCATGACCTCAAGAGAGGAACTGCGTTTAGCCTGTGCAGGGGGATGATGGTGGGGGCTGCAGCTTTCATTGTTAACACGGAGGGCTTCTGAGTATGAGGAGAAATCCAGAGGCTTTGATGTACAGCTCAGAGAGcatccactctctctcctctccctctctctctctatctctctctctctctcttaaggTTAGAGTTTATATCGCTCCCTCCATTCAGCTCACAGTCAGGAAAAAACAAGCCCGGGCAATTCATTATATTATCCCATTATATTGCTCCTCCAGCATGGCTGGGGCCAGTGAGAGTATACGCCTGAAATATCCTCCtggtttttttcttcaaaactaaACATAATGGGTCACTGTGTCCTGCTCTCAAATATGTTGTCCATGGACCACATGATGGCCTTGCCCAATTGGTGACAGCTtgtcatcaaataaaaaatgttaaaatacaagACTTAggtaaaatgttaaatgtggAGGCTTTATAGTCATTTAAAGGTTTTGCAGTGTCAGGGCATCATGCTATTTACACACTTTaattggttgtgttttttttaaattttcaattCTAATCTTGAACATATTCTAACAGATGTGACGGTTTCCATATTCAGTCAAATTGTGCCTGCACACTCACCggttttattatttcttcttgtattttttgtgttacATTTGCTGCCTGTAACAGTACAGGGAGATTCTTCTGACACCAATCACTCAACACTGAGGCCAGTCCATGTGCTAAATCACCCTGGAGTCAATACTGTACACTGTAGAGCAATATCGCTGCAGAGAGGCTGACCCCTTCCTCCCAGCTAACAATATGCTCCTGATGATGTCGACATGCGGACAACGGCAGCATCTAAAGTGAGGTTGGAGACCTTGACATGAAAGCCGGCAAAAATacaatgagagagagacagcgagagagaggtTTGCAGAAAAACAACTAATTCACTCTCTAAAGGTCTCTTTTTGAAGAGCATTGACAAATAAagtggaaagagaaagatgacTATTTCAAGGCCCACGCTGACGAtaagggaagagagagagagagagagagagagagaaaaaaagatagaGCTTTTGCCTATGCTACTTCAGCCACACTGAAGAGGACTTAGCACAGACGGATTGCACACTACAGAATGTCATGGATATAATTCAAGTTGCAAGCTTAATCAGGATGTTACCAGGAAACAACCTGCAAAAAAGAGGGAGCAATTGTTTGCTGACCCCTAACCCAGGAGCCCATTACAGATTGTCATAAATTCTTTTTGGCCCCTTTTATGTAGGAGGGCTCAGGGTCTCTCGGCTTGGGGTTTCTGTGAGAATTCAATGAGGGCCACCCAGAGCTTAATGCTCAAGAAAGAGATGGATTCCTAATAtccacattcatttttttcattttgcagcaGCTCAGAGGACCAAATTAAGGTGTAAATCTCTCACCAAAAAGAAATCATATCTAGGCCTCCCCATAAGGAACATTTTGTCTTACACGTCTTAATGTGGGATGGTGGAAGTGGCCATGTcaccaaatgttttattttttaaatcaattcataAGGATTTTACCATTCTCTTTAACCATACAGTTTATAACTAATGTTAAGTTTTGTTTCAACATTAGGCTGCAAAGCTAATGAAGCAGCCTCCGGTATTGAAAGCCAACTTTTACAAGCTTTCCATACAACCTATAATGTGTTACTACCAACATacacactttgaattgttgAAGTCCTCTATTGCATTGTAGGAGCATTGTAATGATCAGATTCCTTCAGCAGTCCTTGAGTACCCCAAGGAGGAATTACAACGAAAAATGTGTCATAGATTTTTTTGATCAAAtggcatctttaaaaaaaaaaaaaaagaaaaaaaaaaaaaaagaaaagacgagCATATCGATCACTTGGCCTCTTCTATTATTATTTCCTTTCACTACAttcatgtgtattttttttcttttagtctcTCCCAGACAGGACTCTTTACTCTGCTGGACTGCATTGAAGGACGACTCCACGGTGAACGGACCAGTGTGTATGTGGATTCTTCAATAGATGCAAGACAACTCAATAGAATTATCAGGTATGCCCTTCTTGTCGTTCTTCAAACTTTACAATGTCATCTCTCCCTGTCTAAACTAAACGCTGTGTATATTTATTTAACGGCCATGGAGCAGTTTGCACAGATGAGGAAAGCACATTTTCCTTCTGCCAAGGGCTCTCACTTTAGATGAAGTGTCATCAACGACATGCACACGTCTTTATTTCTGAGGGGTTTCTGAACACATGGGATTGTTATAGTAACCACACTATTGAATTGTTGTTGGGAGTCAGGGAGATGGAGGATGGAGAATGTGTTTCATTAGTCTGAGCTTATTTTTCacaagcccttttttttttttatttcatagcATGATTCATTTACCATAATTGGACTTCTTGTTGTGAAGTACGGATAAATGTGTGACAGAGGAAAGTGTTTTCAGTATTTCAACTCGtattctccccccccccatctgtgGAAACATGAGTTCTGTAAATGATCTCTACTACATATTCTATTGCAATAAGGGTGGAAATCTTGTGCCGTTACCTGCAATATAATGTTAAGTGTTGCTGTGAGATTATgtcagcaggtgtgtgtgtgcattgatgTGTTTGATTATAATATGcagtgtgcatgtatgtatgtgtgtgaagtgcTAGCAGTTGGATGTACTCCATGTGCTCCTGGCCTGCAGGCTGAGCACAGGGCTCCATGGCAATAGCTGACAACTCTCTATATATTGAACAGCCTTTGTAACGGTGGATCGAGCTTGAAAGACGAGGACCTTGAAGCATGTGGAGCAGTCATCCTTCATGAGCTTCAGAGGTTGTCATGGAGCACAGCAAAGGGCTGCCTGCTTCCACAGGATCTAGTGAGTGCTCACCGATCCTGTACTGAACCTAATGAAATAAGGTAAGGCTTGTGGTTCCTCTGTAAATACAGCACAAACTGcatccattaatattttatCCATGCTGTTATTTCTGTTAAGATGGTGATGTGacttgaaaatatatatattttttaatctacaCTCACAACATAACTTTTGAATGGGTCACATTGTTACATGCAACTCCTTAGCTGATGAAAATAATATTGTTCAAATATTTAAGACATTTTCTGGATTTTTGTATATAGTTTTATAAATCATGTGTCATGTATAGATCATGACATGTTTGACAATTCAAGTAATTAATCATGAAATTGAGCCATTCAGAGAACACAGCAGTGCTTTTATAGCTTCAAAGTTTAATTGacacttcttctcttttcatggATACATTAAACAGACGTGCAATAATGGGGAATTCCTTTTTCCAGACAAAGAGTGGATATCTGcctgtgcatttttttttgtttgggggGGGAAGGGGTACGCACTTCTAAGAGTCGCTGAGATATTGTAAGGTAACATTCAATACAGTCTCACTCGTCTACGAATATAAAGGTCATCTTCGGTGTCACCTCGTGCAGTAATACTGCACGGGTGAATGTCATGAGTAAATTAAAATGCCCTATCTCTGACTTCCAGTCCTTTGGATAATGAGTAGTCATACGCCAAGCCAAATCCATGCTCTGCTTCACTACTCTATTGATTTCAGTGAGGCTCCCGCTTCTATATACTAAATCCAAAGAAACACATGTAGCGGTGATCCTTTCTTTCCTGGGGAGATGCCTCTCGCCTTTTTAGTCCGTTTTTTGTCACCAGCAATATGGCTAATTGTGTCTTTTGAGTGTTAACTGGAAGTCATTAGTGATCAATATATTCTTAGGGGTATAAAGAGTAAGCAGTGGGAagcattttataaaaaaatagtGGGACAAATCCAAATTCTTCAACTTGTAAGTTACATACAATTTTGTTTATAGTAAAATCATTTCTTACGGTACTTTAATGAAGAATAATAATTGTTTACAGATGCTGTACTTCgtattcaataaaaaaagcCTTTTCTTTATCCCCCAACCATCCCATCCCCACCCTCACCGCAGCGCCAGCCTCCCTCCTGATGCTGCTCGGCTGTGGGATCGCTGGTTCAAGCACGCCCTCCTGCTCAAGGAGCGCTGTGTCCTCAGCACTGAGCGCATAGTCCAGCTGTTCACGCCGCTGCTGCTGGAGCGCCATGCCACCTACAGCCACCAGGTAGCGTTGGAGGCACATACACTGCAACTTCATACACAAATAGGAAGTCATACACTTGTATTCACATACACTTTGTTCCAAAAGTAGGCAGACATTactacacacatacatataggAGTAAAATGCCTCCTTTTCCCTTCTTTCCAAAGATGattttttctgttctctttgcatgtttttagaAATTAGCTGTAGTTGGTACTCAGTGCCTCTTTTGTGTTAAGCCAAAAATGCTGCTGCCTACTCATCAGATTGCTCCACACATTGACCTAAGCAGAAGGGGAACCCTGACCCATGTGCTAATCACAAATTGCAGCCTCTGCTCGGGTTCTTTCATCTCATTTGGTATATTCATCTCAAAAACACTTGCTTTTAATTTGGCATTAGACGAAAGTATAGCCATCAGCTGGATCCAAACGAATGAGGGAGACGTTTATACCACTACACTTCACCACTATGCACAGCATTATTTTAAATTCCCCTCTTGTTGACCTTTGACGGATCACTCTCTtcttaacaaataaataaattataaataattcTGAAAAATAATTTTATGAAATTTTCcaacaatttcatttttttcccccagaagtcaaatatgtgatttttttctcttcaaatgtttaaattattgtgtcatacattTTTGTGAAAATGATCTTTTTGGAGTTCTTATGGCTTGGAGATCTTGCTCCAGTGTCCCCGGCCCAATGAGAGAGGCAAAGAGGGAGACTGTAGAGCCTCTCAAAGATATAAACTGACAAAGGAAGAGAGGCACTGCCATCTACATCATTGTGTCCAAGTGCATCACGGAAGCCtgagtaaaaatgttttcctccCTTTATCTCTCTCACTCCATATACGCCAtctatttctctctcctcccctctatTTCTCCTACTCTCcctttcctctctgtcctctcgcACAACCGCTTACTCTCTACACACAAGAGCAAACAGAAATTTCTATTCACGTAATGCCACACAGCCGGGATACGCCGACAAATGGGAGCATGCAGCTCgcatgcacacactcaaagaGGCCCTTTGAATATTCAAGTGCTAACAGTTGCAttcattgatatttaaaatgcaGTGGGTCTGCGAGAGCCCTCAACCCAGGGTACATTTGactaaatctaaaaaaagaacaaagaaggaTATCGGGGACAAGGATCaagacagtttttattgtgCAATGCCATCAAATACCAAGTGCTAAGCTAAGATTGGCATGTGTTTGCCTCCATTCCCCTCTCAGAAAATGAAAGCATGCACATTGTCAATGTTCAGTGCGACCTTCTGATAACAACTTACAATGTACTTAAAGTTTGTCACTGTCAAAGTCCTCCTGATCATCCCCTCCATATTAGTGCTCATTAAAAGTAGCAAATGGCCATCTGAGGCTGAGAGGCAGTCTTTGATCACAAAAGAGAGATGATGATGGCAGGATTTGATATgggggagggaaaaaaggagaaaaaggaaatcgGTGTGTAGCATCTCCCTGCTCCTCATCTCCCGGAACAGCTCCTCTTAATTGTGTATCCTCATCTctccagagataaaaaaaaatgagctggagagggaggaagagagcagTTTGTCTCAATTCTCTCAGCCAAGAGGGGCGATATCTGGAATGTGTTGCACATTAACGCCAGGGTGATTGCATTCTTTAGGCGCTTCTCTAATCTCATGGatgagaagagaaggagaagagagaaaaaaaaaaagcgtgaTTGAGAGGGAGCGCGAGAGCGAAAGTGTGTGAAATAATCTTTTTTAGTTAAAAGAGTGAGAGAATTTGAAGTTATTTTCTCTTGGCGTTTGAACACACACTACAGCTGCACCTCTGTGCGAGCAGCCGTGGCCAAAGTAAATGACTTGCCTAATCGGCGAGAGTTCAATTTAACACTTCCTTCACAAAATGGGAACAATTAAGAGTGTGGTTTTAATTTGTGCTGCTTGCAGGCCAAAGTGCTGCTGAGGACACTTGTGTCCCGGTCCAGTGAGGAGTGCCCCTCAGCAGAGGAC encodes:
- the kiz gene encoding centrosomal protein kizuna (The sequence of the model RefSeq protein was modified relative to this genomic sequence to represent the inferred CDS: added 185 bases not found in genome assembly): MHKRERDFWEAVLMVTNVNISSSSTSSRLYSRAKMAKIANTGCHEDKYYENISSIQQGMHKRETRRLELERELFAYSRSDIRISQIKCSKLRSYLKEICDREARAKMRNLELLREVESIEISMKEYTPDHGPLQQQKAEYFKKISNIVDARKKLEQEPDAKKNEAMPTYHEDSSFLHPTKNFSKPTAAIFMSCQTSRGSDAEAGTTSVHSHQALHRSPNRSMHSRERLPSGLLKDFRVVGEEAAGNGAHLSDDISGSNDSPDGCNLSDKHERTVPVLPSVRDLTGTAGNVPFGSDDEEEPSPLMTLTRPEKNPSPGSSSPMKAKNSPAEHTESRDVAHQSTIMENEERGPSNLMPQATFGKEAQDTPGRSESVSTPSSDVQLSESSVSELSISLTQSELEEDPPEGVAPDRKTSSGRDDDHNQHSPVSSLHSEGSKNTSQLNFESPSPVVTLESLSQTGLFTLLDCIEGRLHGERTSVYVDSSIDARQLNRIISLCNGGSSLKDEDLEACGAVILHELQRLSWSTAKGCLLPQDLVSAHRSCTEPNEISASLPPDAARLWDRWFKHALLLKERCVLSTERIVQLFTPLLLERHATYSHQAKVLLRTLVSRSSEECPSAEDASDLSSSCGPPSLLADGYVKPARPVGKQQMQELQSTEEDSQDESPVESVPIRETKAYQLLKQSAMQERLQCSEEEEEEEDDDDDGLSGINRGCEEDLGRAKRSSHQDPYPRKEKTNSKALSALQSKAFWGESDDSNSEIEAVLCPQRFNTNNHIDDFYD